A DNA window from Pseudomonas tohonis contains the following coding sequences:
- a CDS encoding amidohydrolase family protein translates to MIIDTHLHPTNLVDEAWRHTGTPFTGERMLKLMDGPYMINGKPRRIDMGFIQPPPGNTGYRDGNRRGREGVRDYMSYIAELCVNYPDRFIGNFTFNPRWGPENGAAELEFHVKEYGFKMLKLHANMHGYRPDRALDWLRPAMKVCAKYNIVVLIHTGDGPYTIPTMFYPIIREFPMVNFIIGHFGIQTGGNYSFEAFWMAMDTPNVYCESGWCFQSRIVEFAKELPRHKIVFGTDSPPNEPGMWLRELEVLCSPAPQGLGIDEDHLEDYLGNNIARLVGIDPTPPPKDLAEAEIRLTTTYL, encoded by the coding sequence ATGATCATCGACACCCACCTGCACCCCACCAACCTGGTCGACGAAGCCTGGCGCCACACCGGCACGCCCTTCACCGGCGAGCGCATGCTCAAGCTGATGGACGGCCCCTACATGATCAATGGCAAGCCGCGCCGCATCGACATGGGCTTCATCCAGCCGCCGCCGGGCAACACCGGCTACCGCGACGGCAACCGCCGTGGCCGCGAGGGCGTGCGCGACTACATGTCGTACATCGCCGAGCTGTGCGTGAACTACCCGGACCGCTTCATCGGCAACTTCACCTTCAACCCGCGCTGGGGCCCGGAGAACGGTGCGGCGGAGCTGGAATTCCACGTCAAGGAATACGGTTTCAAGATGCTCAAGCTGCACGCCAACATGCACGGCTACCGGCCCGACCGCGCCCTGGACTGGCTGCGCCCGGCGATGAAGGTCTGCGCCAAGTACAACATCGTGGTGCTGATCCACACCGGTGACGGGCCCTACACCATCCCGACCATGTTCTACCCGATCATCCGCGAGTTCCCGATGGTGAACTTCATCATCGGCCACTTCGGCATCCAGACCGGCGGCAACTATTCCTTCGAGGCCTTCTGGATGGCGATGGACACGCCCAACGTGTACTGCGAGTCGGGCTGGTGCTTCCAGTCGCGCATCGTCGAGTTCGCCAAGGAGCTGCCGCGCCACAAGATCGTCTTCGGCACCGATTCGCCGCCGAACGAGCCGGGCATGTGGCTGCGCGAGCTGGAGGTGCTCTGCTCCCCCGCCCCGCAAGGGCTGGGCATCGACGAAGACCACCTGGAGGACTACCTGGGCAACAACATCGCGCGCCTGGTGGGCATCGACCCGACGCCGCCGCCCAAGGACCTGGCGGAGGCGGAGATCCGCCTGACCACCACCTACCTCTAG
- a CDS encoding amidohydrolase family protein — translation MIIDISCYPTDLVDLAWRHDGDPFTGERLLEMMDGPYLVNGKPRRIDKAFIQPPQGNTIYTWTDGELSGRESIDAYMAYTLKMVQTYPDRFIGCFVYNPRCGVQNGVEAIERYVTEHGFKMVQMQANMHAYRPDRALDWVRPAFEKCAELGVPVKLHTGDGPYSIPSEWVPMIKEFPNVDFIMAHFGVQTGGVYVFEPMQWAMELPNVYCESGWCLQSRIVEFAKVLPTHKILFGTDTPPNEPGMWLRLLEVLCMEPPQGLDLDEDTLEDYLGNNTARMIGLEPTPPPRSLAEAEALLKSPVTTQLARS, via the coding sequence GTGATCATCGATATCAGTTGCTACCCCACCGACCTCGTGGATCTCGCCTGGAGGCATGACGGTGACCCCTTCACCGGCGAGCGCCTGCTGGAGATGATGGATGGCCCCTACCTGGTCAACGGCAAGCCGCGCCGCATCGACAAGGCCTTCATCCAGCCGCCCCAGGGCAACACCATCTACACCTGGACCGACGGCGAGCTGTCGGGCCGCGAATCCATCGACGCCTACATGGCCTACACCCTGAAGATGGTCCAGACCTACCCGGACCGCTTCATCGGCTGCTTCGTCTACAACCCGCGCTGCGGCGTGCAGAACGGCGTCGAGGCCATCGAGCGCTACGTCACCGAGCACGGCTTCAAGATGGTCCAGATGCAGGCCAACATGCATGCCTACCGCCCGGACCGCGCCCTGGACTGGGTCCGCCCGGCCTTCGAGAAATGCGCCGAGCTGGGCGTGCCGGTGAAGCTGCACACCGGCGACGGTCCCTACAGCATCCCCTCCGAGTGGGTGCCGATGATCAAGGAGTTCCCCAACGTCGACTTCATCATGGCGCACTTCGGCGTGCAGACCGGTGGCGTCTACGTGTTCGAGCCCATGCAGTGGGCCATGGAACTGCCCAACGTCTATTGCGAGTCCGGCTGGTGCCTGCAATCGCGCATCGTCGAGTTCGCCAAGGTGCTGCCGACCCACAAGATCCTCTTCGGCACCGACACTCCGCCGAACGAGCCGGGCATGTGGCTGCGCCTCCTGGAGGTGCTTTGCATGGAGCCGCCCCAGGGGCTGGACCTGGACGAGGACACCCTCGAGGACTACCTCGGCAACAACACCGCCCGGATGATCGGCCTGGAGCCGACCCCGCCGCCGCGCAGCCTCGCCGAGGCCGAGGCGCTGCTGAAGAGCCCCGTCACCACGCAACTGGCCAGGAGCTGA
- a CDS encoding LysR substrate-binding domain-containing protein, whose product MYKRYPSLQSMSAFLQAARTGSFSQAARDLDLSHSAVSQQIRTLEEFVGQPLFLREKGRSSLTDAGQLFAGMLADGLMQIDKALSSVSNRELPRRMTLDVDAELAQSWLNARLPALLALFPGREILFLSMPRLERQAFERVDLSLRYGYGEWQDCEFAPLCDDRVTPVASPALLRRHGLVAPIEPAEVLKLPLLGYSRRSWIPWLDAAGLEPMEPQATMVFDNVANLLAAAEAGTGVGLVRGLLSADALREGRLVRLTRTSIPAHYNLYALWPHGGAEKVAPMVDAIREMAAQTFGAIG is encoded by the coding sequence ATGTACAAGCGATACCCGTCGCTGCAGTCGATGAGCGCGTTCCTCCAGGCGGCCCGCACCGGCAGCTTCTCCCAGGCCGCCCGCGACCTGGACCTCAGCCACAGTGCCGTGAGCCAGCAGATCCGCACGCTGGAGGAGTTCGTCGGGCAGCCGCTGTTCCTCCGCGAGAAGGGCCGCAGCAGCCTCACCGACGCCGGCCAGCTGTTCGCCGGGATGCTCGCCGACGGCCTGATGCAGATCGACAAGGCGCTGTCCTCGGTGAGCAACCGCGAGCTGCCCCGGCGCATGACCCTGGATGTCGACGCCGAGCTGGCGCAGAGCTGGCTGAACGCCCGGTTGCCGGCGCTGCTGGCGCTGTTCCCCGGCCGCGAGATCCTCTTCCTCTCCATGCCGCGCCTGGAGCGCCAGGCGTTCGAGCGCGTCGACCTCAGCCTGCGCTACGGCTACGGCGAGTGGCAGGACTGCGAGTTCGCCCCCCTCTGCGACGACCGCGTCACCCCGGTCGCCTCCCCGGCGCTGCTGCGTCGCCACGGCCTGGTCGCGCCCATCGAGCCGGCCGAGGTGCTGAAACTGCCGCTGCTGGGCTACTCGCGCCGGTCGTGGATTCCCTGGCTGGACGCCGCCGGGCTGGAACCGATGGAGCCCCAGGCGACCATGGTCTTCGACAACGTCGCCAACCTGCTGGCCGCCGCCGAGGCCGGCACCGGCGTGGGGCTTGTGCGCGGCCTGCTCTCCGCCGACGCCCTGCGCGAAGGCCGCCTGGTGCGCCTGACCCGCACCAGCATTCCCGCGCACTACAACCTCTACGCCCTCTGGCCCCACGGCGGCGCCGAGAAGGTCGCGCCCATGGTCGATGCGATCCGCGAGATGGCGGCGCAGACGTTCGGGGCGATCGGGTGA
- a CDS encoding (2Fe-2S)-binding protein, which yields MIEIVVNGTRHQLEETLASTPLLWVLRDRLYLTGTKFGCGAGFCGACTVHLDGTPIRSCQFPLASAAGHAITTIEGLSAEGDHPLQLAWIAEDVPQCGYCQSGQLMSAAALLASGTAIDDDAIRSAMAGNICRCGTYPRIAKAIKRVAAERGEAS from the coding sequence ATGATCGAGATCGTGGTGAATGGCACGCGCCATCAGTTGGAAGAAACGCTGGCGTCCACGCCGTTGCTCTGGGTACTGCGCGACCGCCTGTACCTGACCGGCACCAAGTTCGGCTGCGGCGCAGGCTTTTGCGGCGCCTGCACGGTGCACCTGGACGGCACGCCGATCCGCTCCTGCCAGTTCCCCCTGGCCTCTGCGGCGGGGCATGCGATCACCACCATCGAAGGGCTTTCCGCCGAAGGCGACCATCCGCTGCAGCTCGCCTGGATCGCCGAGGACGTGCCGCAGTGCGGCTACTGCCAGTCCGGCCAGCTGATGTCGGCGGCGGCGCTGCTGGCCTCCGGCACGGCCATCGACGACGACGCCATCCGCTCGGCCATGGCCGGCAACATCTGCCGCTGCGGCACCTACCCACGCATCGCCAAGGCCATCAAGCGCGTCGCCGCCGAGCGCGGGGAGGCGTCATGA
- a CDS encoding xanthine dehydrogenase family protein molybdopterin-binding subunit: MSLARPLARRTFLKHSATLASGLAIGFHLGGAQAGRELGSAAGATAPFEPNAWVRVLADGTVRIVVHKHDSGTGTHTALAACVAEELDLDPLAVEVITPENPFFEAYRHPLWKVFSTGGSTSVALEYGRLREAGATARTLLVEAAALRWGVAPGDCSTGGGQVLHGASGRSAGYGELADAAAQLPAPRAVKLKDPEQFRYIGKLRHKRHAADKVSGRFEYGIDARVPGMWVAVVQRSPVVNGRVARIDDAAALKVPGVHRVIRIPAQDKVLGGNQEGVAVLADDYWAARQGRAALVVEWQGGAVDFDSAQLAEVQAKALEDAAAKPVPTLQAGDAGAALQGAGRVVRADYRMPGKMQNPLEPVCIIAWLDAGGITFKGGVQVPSFAMEAAEVVCGLPPEKVHIDEMVSGGSFGAREAKYWLFEVAYLAAQAKVPVKLMNSREDEMRALYGHPATLHRLEGALDGKGGLQALRLRAVAPASPEMWEPGYFERPDRMDYSTTEAISAFDFAYRAPHLDLAWLRHESGIPSGWYRSVSFIPNVFAVESFMDELAQAAGRDPLDFRLAHMQERPRHVEVLRSAARRAGWGTAPGPDSALGIATNQGYGSFIAVIAQVARRDGGVRVERLTCVVDCGLAVSPGGVEEQLQGGLMWGLGHALFDRLDIRQGQVLQSNFHDYRVARMSDMPALDIQVLEGARDQPGGVGELASPAVAPAIANAVFRLTGKRLRDTPLALDGLG; the protein is encoded by the coding sequence ATGAGCCTGGCCCGGCCGCTGGCGCGGCGCACCTTCCTCAAGCATTCGGCGACCCTGGCCTCGGGCCTGGCCATCGGCTTCCACCTGGGCGGTGCCCAGGCCGGGCGCGAGCTGGGCAGCGCCGCCGGGGCCACGGCGCCCTTCGAGCCCAACGCCTGGGTGCGGGTGCTGGCCGACGGCACGGTGAGGATCGTGGTGCACAAGCACGATTCCGGCACCGGTACCCACACGGCGCTGGCCGCCTGCGTCGCCGAGGAGCTGGACCTGGACCCGCTGGCGGTCGAGGTCATCACCCCCGAGAACCCCTTCTTCGAGGCCTACCGGCACCCGCTGTGGAAGGTGTTTTCCACGGGCGGCAGCACCAGCGTCGCCCTGGAATACGGGCGCCTGCGCGAGGCCGGCGCCACCGCGCGCACCCTGCTGGTCGAGGCCGCGGCGCTGCGCTGGGGCGTGGCGCCGGGTGATTGCAGCACCGGCGGCGGCCAGGTGCTGCACGGCGCCAGCGGGCGCAGCGCGGGGTATGGCGAGCTGGCCGACGCCGCCGCGCAGCTGCCGGCGCCCAGGGCGGTGAAGCTCAAGGACCCGGAGCAGTTCAGGTACATCGGCAAGCTGCGCCACAAGCGGCATGCGGCGGACAAGGTCAGCGGGCGCTTCGAGTACGGCATCGATGCCCGCGTGCCGGGCATGTGGGTGGCGGTGGTGCAGCGCAGCCCGGTGGTCAACGGCCGGGTGGCGCGCATCGACGATGCGGCGGCGCTGAAGGTGCCCGGCGTGCACCGGGTCATCCGCATCCCCGCGCAGGACAAGGTGCTCGGCGGCAACCAGGAAGGCGTGGCGGTGCTCGCCGACGACTACTGGGCCGCCAGGCAGGGGCGTGCCGCGCTGGTGGTGGAGTGGCAGGGCGGCGCCGTGGATTTCGACAGCGCGCAGCTGGCCGAGGTCCAGGCCAAGGCCCTGGAAGACGCCGCCGCCAAGCCGGTGCCGACGTTGCAGGCCGGCGATGCCGGCGCCGCGTTGCAAGGCGCCGGGCGGGTGGTCAGGGCCGACTACCGCATGCCCGGCAAGATGCAGAACCCGCTGGAGCCGGTGTGCATCATCGCCTGGCTGGATGCTGGCGGGATCACCTTCAAGGGCGGCGTGCAGGTGCCGTCCTTCGCCATGGAGGCGGCCGAAGTGGTCTGCGGCCTGCCGCCCGAAAAGGTGCACATCGACGAGATGGTTTCCGGCGGCAGCTTCGGCGCGCGGGAGGCCAAGTACTGGCTGTTCGAGGTGGCCTACCTGGCCGCCCAGGCCAAGGTGCCGGTGAAGCTGATGAACAGCCGCGAGGACGAGATGCGCGCGCTGTACGGCCACCCGGCCACCCTGCACCGCCTGGAGGGCGCGCTGGACGGCAAGGGCGGCCTGCAGGCGCTGCGGCTGCGCGCGGTGGCGCCGGCCTCGCCGGAGATGTGGGAGCCGGGCTACTTCGAGCGCCCGGACCGCATGGACTACAGCACCACCGAAGCCATCAGCGCGTTCGACTTCGCCTACCGCGCGCCGCACCTGGACCTGGCCTGGCTGCGCCACGAGAGCGGCATCCCCAGCGGCTGGTACCGCTCGGTGAGCTTCATCCCCAACGTCTTCGCGGTGGAGAGCTTCATGGACGAGCTGGCCCAGGCCGCCGGCCGCGACCCGCTGGACTTCCGCCTGGCGCACATGCAGGAACGTCCGCGCCATGTGGAGGTGCTGCGCAGCGCGGCCAGACGTGCCGGCTGGGGCACCGCGCCCGGCCCGGACTCGGCCCTGGGCATCGCCACCAACCAGGGCTACGGCAGCTTCATCGCGGTGATCGCCCAGGTGGCCCGGCGCGATGGCGGCGTGCGCGTGGAACGCCTCACCTGCGTGGTGGATTGCGGGCTGGCGGTCTCGCCCGGCGGGGTCGAGGAGCAGCTCCAGGGCGGGCTGATGTGGGGGCTCGGCCACGCGCTGTTCGACCGCCTCGACATCCGCCAGGGCCAGGTGCTGCAGAGCAACTTCCACGACTACCGGGTGGCGCGCATGTCGGACATGCCGGCGCTGGACATCCAGGTGCTCGAAGGCGCGCGGGACCAGCCCGGCGGTGTCGGCGAACTGGCCAGCCCGGCGGTGGCGCCGGCCATCGCCAACGCGGTGTTCCGGCTCACCGGCAAGCGCCTGCGGGACACGCCGCTGGCGCTGGATGGGCTGGGTTGA
- a CDS encoding LysR substrate-binding domain-containing protein: MDLRLLRYFSVLADELHFGRAATRLHMSQPPLSQQIRLLEEALGTRLFERSHHRVELTEAGRTLKQQVPLVFEQLNRALDLTRQTARGQLGELEIGMISSVMVGVLPRALNRFRVHYPDVRWRLHEMTPAAQLMALKEHRIDVCVFRVGHDDPGLRNELLLYEPLRAVLPAEHPLAQQASLAPVDLAGEFFVTLELNQSSFANFLVQCCVQVGFSPLIRQQVIEVQTLLGLVQAGFGVALLPASLEQLAPAGVVFRRLQPPLPEVPLYAIYRAGDDSAVLQRFLETLREQSAAERGMAQPLPA, translated from the coding sequence ATGGACTTACGACTGCTGCGTTACTTCTCGGTGCTCGCCGATGAACTGCACTTCGGCCGTGCGGCCACCCGGCTGCACATGTCGCAACCACCCCTGAGCCAGCAGATACGCCTGCTGGAAGAGGCCCTGGGCACGCGCCTGTTCGAGCGCAGCCACCATCGGGTGGAACTCACCGAGGCCGGCCGCACCCTCAAGCAGCAGGTGCCGCTGGTGTTCGAGCAGCTCAACCGGGCGCTCGACCTCACCCGCCAGACCGCGCGCGGCCAGTTGGGCGAGCTGGAGATCGGCATGATCAGCTCGGTGATGGTCGGCGTGCTGCCCCGGGCGCTGAACCGCTTCCGCGTCCACTACCCGGACGTGCGCTGGCGCCTGCACGAGATGACCCCGGCGGCGCAGCTGATGGCGCTGAAGGAGCACCGCATCGATGTCTGCGTGTTCCGCGTCGGCCATGACGACCCCGGCCTGCGCAACGAACTGCTGCTCTACGAACCCCTGCGCGCCGTGCTGCCGGCGGAGCACCCGCTGGCCCAGCAGGCGTCCCTGGCGCCGGTCGACCTGGCCGGCGAATTCTTCGTCACCCTGGAGCTGAACCAGTCGAGCTTCGCCAACTTCCTCGTGCAGTGCTGCGTGCAGGTGGGCTTCAGCCCGCTGATCCGCCAGCAGGTGATCGAGGTGCAGACGCTGCTCGGGCTGGTCCAGGCGGGGTTCGGGGTGGCGCTGCTGCCGGCGTCGCTGGAGCAGCTGGCGCCAGCGGGGGTGGTGTTCCGCCGCCTGCAGCCGCCGTTGCCGGAGGTGCCGCTGTACGCCATCTACCGCGCGGGCGACGACTCGGCGGTGCTGCAGCGCTTTCTCGAAACCCTGCGCGAGCAGAGCGCCGCCGAGCGCGGCATGGCCCAGCCGCTGCCGGCCTGA
- a CDS encoding TIGR03862 family flavoprotein yields MTQNPSRVAIIGGGPAGLMAAETLALAGVRVDLYDAMPSVGRKFLLAGVGGMNITHSEPSAAFLSRYAERRDAVAALLHGFGAEELRAWIHGLGIDTFVGTSGRVFPTDMKAAPLLRAWLKRLREAGVAIHTRHRWLGWDAQGHLRIATPEGERSIEARATLLALGGGSWARLGSDGTWVPLLEGRGVAIAPLQPANCGFEVDAWSPLLREKFAGAPLKTVALRLDDEPPRPGEFVLTAGGVEGSLVYALSARIRQRIARDGSATVHLDLLPNHPPEKVIKALAKPRGARSMARHLHGQLGIDGVKAGLLRELTPAEVFTDPERLAAAIKALPITLVRPRPLDEAISSAGGVPFEALDENLMLKALPGLFCAGEMLDWEAPTGGYLLTACFASGRRAGLGMLAWLAAAGR; encoded by the coding sequence ATGACCCAGAACCCCTCCCGCGTCGCCATCATCGGCGGCGGCCCCGCCGGCCTCATGGCCGCCGAAACCCTGGCGCTCGCCGGCGTGCGGGTCGACCTCTACGACGCCATGCCCTCGGTGGGCCGCAAGTTCCTCCTGGCCGGTGTCGGCGGGATGAACATCACCCACTCCGAGCCCAGCGCGGCCTTCCTCTCCCGCTATGCCGAGCGCCGCGACGCTGTCGCCGCACTGCTGCACGGCTTCGGTGCCGAGGAGCTGCGCGCGTGGATCCACGGCCTGGGCATCGACACCTTCGTCGGCACCTCCGGGCGCGTGTTCCCCACCGACATGAAGGCCGCGCCGCTGCTGCGCGCCTGGCTCAAGCGCCTGCGCGAGGCGGGCGTGGCCATCCACACCCGTCATCGCTGGCTGGGCTGGGACGCGCAGGGCCACCTGCGCATCGCCACGCCGGAAGGCGAGCGCAGCATCGAGGCCCGCGCCACCCTGCTCGCCCTGGGCGGCGGCAGCTGGGCGCGCCTGGGCTCGGACGGCACCTGGGTGCCGTTGCTGGAAGGGCGTGGCGTGGCCATCGCCCCCTTGCAGCCGGCCAACTGCGGCTTCGAGGTGGACGCCTGGAGCCCGCTGCTCAGGGAAAAATTCGCCGGCGCGCCGCTGAAGACCGTGGCCCTGCGCCTGGACGACGAGCCGCCCCGGCCGGGCGAGTTCGTGCTCACCGCCGGCGGCGTCGAGGGCAGCCTGGTCTACGCGCTCTCCGCCCGCATCCGCCAGCGCATCGCCCGCGACGGCAGCGCCACGGTGCACCTGGACCTCTTGCCCAACCACCCGCCGGAGAAGGTCATCAAGGCCCTGGCCAAGCCACGCGGCGCGCGCTCCATGGCCAGGCACCTGCACGGCCAGCTGGGTATCGACGGGGTCAAGGCCGGCCTGTTGCGCGAGCTCACCCCCGCCGAGGTGTTCACCGACCCGGAACGCCTGGCCGCTGCGATCAAGGCGCTGCCCATCACCCTGGTGCGCCCGCGCCCGCTGGACGAGGCCATCAGCTCCGCTGGCGGCGTGCCCTTCGAGGCGCTCGACGAAAACCTCATGCTCAAGGCCCTGCCCGGCCTGTTCTGCGCCGGCGAGATGCTCGACTGGGAAGCCCCCACCGGGGGCTACCTGCTCACCGCCTGCTTCGCCAGCGGCCGCCGCGCCGGGCTCGGCATGCTGGCGTGGCTGGCCGCCGCAGGCCGCTGA
- a CDS encoding NINE protein yields MEVHAYQAPNANLEVESVFCRNCGSSITPTAQACPRCGADQNLNPRNKIVAGFLALFLGGLGFHRFYLGQWWGLFYLLFIGTGIPSLVSLIEAIVFFCTSDQKWNAKYGRTKGSAWVAGLIGGIALIFVIGMLASIAIPAYQEYVKRAKARAELQHQQQPQAEPQLRQQQ; encoded by the coding sequence ATGGAAGTCCATGCCTACCAGGCGCCCAACGCCAATCTCGAAGTCGAAAGCGTGTTCTGCCGCAATTGCGGTTCCTCCATCACCCCGACCGCACAGGCCTGCCCGCGCTGCGGCGCCGACCAGAACCTGAACCCCAGAAACAAGATCGTCGCGGGCTTTCTCGCGCTGTTCCTCGGCGGCCTCGGCTTCCACCGTTTCTACCTGGGCCAGTGGTGGGGGCTGTTCTACCTGCTGTTCATCGGCACCGGCATTCCCAGCCTGGTCTCGCTGATCGAGGCCATCGTGTTCTTCTGCACCAGTGACCAGAAGTGGAACGCCAAGTACGGCCGCACCAAGGGCAGCGCCTGGGTGGCCGGCCTCATCGGCGGCATCGCGCTGATCTTCGTGATCGGCATGCTCGCCTCCATCGCCATCCCCGCCTACCAGGAATACGTGAAACGGGCCAAGGCCCGCGCCGAACTGCAGCACCAGCAACAGCCGCAAGCCGAGCCGCAACTGCGCCAGCAGCAGTGA
- a CDS encoding histone deacetylase, which translates to MPLPLVYHDDYSPPFPDGHRFPMEKFRLLRDHLVASGLTRDDQLRRPELCPPEVLALAHCPDYIARYQQGELSREDQRRLGLPWSEALARRTVRAVGGSLLAAELALEHGLACHLAGGTHHAHYDFPAGFCIFNDLAVISRYLLAAGRIGRVLIFDCDVHQGDGTARILADTPDAITVSLHCEKNFPARKAESDWDIPLPMGMGDGDYLKVVDDALNYLLPLYQPDLVLYDAGVDVHKDDALGYLQLTDAGVAARDEAVMRHCLGRDIPVVGLIGGGYSKDRAALARRHGILHHSAARVWQSEGLA; encoded by the coding sequence ATGCCTTTGCCGCTGGTCTACCACGACGACTACAGCCCGCCCTTCCCCGACGGGCACCGCTTCCCCATGGAGAAGTTCCGCCTGCTGCGCGACCACCTGGTGGCCAGCGGCCTGACCCGTGACGACCAGCTGCGGCGCCCCGAGCTGTGCCCGCCGGAGGTGCTCGCCCTCGCCCACTGCCCCGACTACATCGCCCGCTACCAGCAAGGCGAACTCTCCCGCGAGGACCAGCGTCGCCTCGGCCTGCCCTGGAGCGAGGCCCTGGCCCGACGCACCGTGCGCGCGGTGGGCGGCTCCCTGCTGGCCGCCGAGCTCGCCCTGGAGCACGGCCTCGCCTGCCACCTGGCCGGCGGCACCCACCACGCCCACTACGACTTCCCGGCGGGCTTCTGCATCTTCAACGACCTGGCGGTGATCAGCCGCTACCTGCTGGCGGCCGGCCGGATCGGGCGCGTGCTGATCTTCGACTGCGACGTGCACCAGGGCGACGGCACGGCGCGCATCCTCGCCGACACGCCCGACGCCATCACCGTCTCCCTGCACTGCGAGAAGAACTTCCCCGCACGCAAGGCCGAGAGCGACTGGGACATCCCCCTGCCGATGGGCATGGGCGATGGGGACTACCTCAAGGTGGTGGACGACGCCCTGAACTACCTGCTGCCGCTCTACCAGCCCGACCTCGTGCTCTACGACGCCGGCGTCGACGTGCACAAGGACGACGCCCTGGGCTACCTGCAACTCACCGATGCCGGCGTCGCCGCCCGCGACGAAGCCGTGATGCGCCACTGCCTGGGCCGCGACATCCCCGTGGTCGGCCTGATCGGCGGCGGCTACAGCAAGGACCGCGCCGCCCTCGCCCGCCGCCACGGCATCCTCCACCACAGCGCCGCCCGCGTCTGGCAAAGCGAAGGCCTGGCGTAG
- a CDS encoding GNAT family N-acetyltransferase, producing MPIELQTPRLLLRAWRDDDLDPFAALCADPEVMRYFPGTLSREEAAALIQRARDHAAEHGFGLWALERRDNGEFIGFTGLGKVGFEAPFTPATEIGWRLARAHWGQGYASEAARAALACAFDTLQLAQVVAFTVPANRNSSAVMERIGMTRDEAGDFEHPKVAVGHPLRQHILYRIHRQDWLQRP from the coding sequence ATGCCCATCGAACTGCAGACCCCACGCCTGCTGTTGCGCGCCTGGCGCGACGACGACCTCGATCCCTTCGCCGCGCTCTGCGCCGACCCCGAGGTGATGCGCTACTTCCCCGGCACCCTGAGCCGCGAGGAGGCCGCCGCGCTGATCCAGCGCGCGCGTGACCACGCCGCCGAGCACGGCTTCGGCCTCTGGGCCCTGGAGCGCCGGGACAACGGCGAGTTCATCGGCTTCACCGGGCTGGGCAAGGTCGGTTTCGAGGCGCCCTTCACCCCGGCCACCGAGATCGGCTGGCGCCTGGCCCGCGCGCACTGGGGCCAGGGCTACGCCAGCGAGGCCGCCCGCGCGGCCCTGGCCTGCGCCTTCGACACCCTGCAACTGGCCCAGGTCGTGGCCTTCACCGTGCCCGCCAACAGGAACTCCAGCGCGGTGATGGAGCGCATCGGCATGACCCGTGACGAGGCCGGTGATTTCGAGCACCCGAAGGTTGCGGTCGGCCACCCGCTGCGCCAGCACATTCTCTACCGCATCCACCGCCAGGACTGGCTGCAGCGGCCATGA
- the tesB gene encoding acyl-CoA thioesterase II, which yields MTQVLDDLVALLSLESIEENLFRGVSQDLGFRQLFGGQVLGQSLSAASQTVEDERHVHSLHGYFLRPGDAGLPVVYTVDRVRDGGSFSTRRVTAIQKGQPIFTCSASFQSDEGGFEHQITMPEVPGPENLPSELEITRQNAHLISERMRDKFLCDKPIEIRPVTANNPYDPKPGEPVKHVWFRADGNLPDIRAIHKYVLAYASDFGLLTTSMLPHGVSVWQKFMQVASLDHSLWFHRDLRADDWLLYSMDSPWSGNARGFSRGSIFNRAGQLVASVAQEGLTRVREDWK from the coding sequence ATGACCCAGGTGCTGGACGATCTGGTCGCCTTGCTGAGCCTCGAATCCATCGAGGAGAACCTCTTCCGTGGCGTCAGCCAGGACCTGGGCTTCCGCCAGCTGTTCGGTGGCCAGGTGCTCGGCCAGTCGCTCTCGGCGGCCAGCCAGACGGTGGAGGACGAGCGCCACGTGCACTCCCTGCACGGCTACTTCCTGCGCCCGGGCGATGCCGGCCTGCCGGTGGTCTACACCGTTGACCGGGTGCGCGATGGCGGCAGCTTCAGCACCCGGCGGGTGACGGCGATCCAGAAGGGCCAGCCGATCTTCACCTGCAGCGCGTCGTTCCAGTCCGACGAGGGCGGCTTCGAGCACCAGATCACCATGCCCGAGGTGCCCGGCCCGGAGAACCTGCCTTCGGAGCTGGAGATCACCCGGCAGAACGCCCACCTGATCTCCGAGCGCATGCGCGACAAATTCCTCTGCGACAAGCCGATCGAGATCCGCCCGGTCACCGCCAACAACCCCTACGACCCGAAGCCGGGCGAGCCGGTGAAGCACGTCTGGTTCCGCGCCGACGGCAACCTCCCGGACATCCGCGCCATCCACAAGTATGTGCTGGCCTATGCCTCGGACTTCGGCCTGCTGACCACCTCGATGCTGCCCCACGGGGTTTCGGTGTGGCAGAAGTTCATGCAGGTGGCCAGCCTCGACCATTCGCTGTGGTTCCACCGTGACCTGCGCGCGGACGACTGGCTGCTGTATTCCATGGACAGCCCCTGGTCCGGCAATGCCCGCGGCTTCTCGCGCGGCAGCATCTTCAACCGCGCCGGCCAGCTGGTGGCCTCGGTGGCCCAGGAAGGGCTGACGCGGGTGCGCGAAGACTGGAAATGA